The Streptomyces sp. RKAG293 genome includes a region encoding these proteins:
- a CDS encoding DUF6104 family protein: MYFTDRGIEELESRRGEEEVTFEWLASRLREFVDLNPDFEIPVERLATWLARLDDEDDEDE, translated from the coding sequence GTGTACTTCACCGATCGCGGTATCGAGGAGCTGGAGAGCCGGCGCGGCGAGGAGGAGGTCACTTTCGAGTGGCTCGCCTCCCGGCTGCGGGAGTTCGTCGACCTCAATCCCGACTTCGAGATCCCCGTGGAGCGGCTGGCCACCTGGCTGGCCCGGCTGGACGACGAGGACGACGAGGACGAGTGA
- a CDS encoding trypsin-like peptidase domain-containing protein produces MLHSSKQGSPVRTDTATRGRWDIPGKDRQHSDTPSRGSSQAASLSLLLAERGVARRDRGYGGAQDAQDEDSDPFETLAPLVRAATVRVHAPPSGYAPDGSGGPSAGDVAVRPWGSGFFVAPNWVLTCAHVALRGEGGAVADGGREVGITFDGRTVRGRVEWAEPTANPGPGLWPAPDLALIRLLEPVPHACVWLTERTSKVFTRKEVAFFGCMEVDGEVEDVSGRCTIRGELGRDGKLRLGNEDEIPSGASGGPVVDLARGEVIGVLKARRGGQDGGLAISVVQLRGLPLPRRPVAAESDDLFQRVVHAHDRHHADRHRRADTNVTTWTDAHNLMGATPGRALSPGMRTELLGLLAELPPPVSTLSLLATVNDLRGQPCENLPLAPRGWRDGLGLLYELRRGQSELETVLRYCVHAATAERPYEAAHGAERRLWNWAAAVAASERDLSRGFRNELGREWLARVNDRRTDPGPSGVRVPGAGGPPAREAVSHPSVLLEIDRRGWERDSYDWRIAIVDAAGDVRPVAEGAEGTRLGELPVRLSAPLAEAFRRCDEPDRRAVLQVAVVRALLELPVETWRMPADGTTLGEQRPVVVRRADPEYDPDEVGEDAALRRARWKRVQAGPMEPVVLDCDAGEPAPVPSDDELRSRGLYSVPALCRASDAEDGPANLRRVTNAGYGVVLWRRERTERDLVCTDFHRGVEHAVAAAAQADRLPEAVRKLRADLARREPEAYISKGLILLYDDPTRPLPGTDQPLETP; encoded by the coding sequence ATGCTCCATAGCTCCAAGCAGGGGTCACCGGTGCGCACGGACACCGCGACACGGGGACGGTGGGACATTCCAGGCAAGGATAGGCAGCATTCCGACACTCCCTCGCGCGGGTCCTCGCAGGCCGCTAGCCTTTCGTTACTGCTGGCCGAACGGGGGGTGGCGCGGCGTGACAGGGGGTATGGGGGCGCACAGGACGCACAGGACGAGGACTCGGATCCCTTCGAGACCCTGGCGCCCCTGGTGAGAGCCGCCACCGTACGTGTTCATGCCCCTCCGTCCGGGTATGCCCCGGACGGGTCCGGCGGTCCGTCCGCCGGGGACGTCGCCGTCCGCCCATGGGGCAGCGGCTTCTTCGTCGCCCCCAACTGGGTGCTCACCTGCGCCCATGTGGCGCTCCGGGGCGAGGGAGGCGCGGTGGCTGACGGTGGGCGCGAGGTCGGCATCACCTTCGACGGACGCACGGTCCGCGGCCGCGTCGAATGGGCCGAACCGACGGCGAATCCCGGACCGGGGTTATGGCCGGCCCCCGACCTGGCGCTGATCCGGCTGCTGGAACCGGTGCCGCACGCCTGCGTCTGGCTCACCGAGCGCACCTCGAAGGTCTTCACCCGCAAGGAAGTCGCCTTCTTCGGCTGCATGGAGGTGGACGGCGAGGTCGAGGACGTCAGCGGCCGGTGCACCATCCGCGGCGAGCTGGGCAGGGACGGCAAGCTCCGCCTCGGCAACGAGGACGAGATCCCGTCGGGCGCCTCCGGCGGCCCGGTCGTCGACCTCGCGCGCGGCGAGGTGATCGGTGTGCTCAAGGCCCGGCGCGGCGGGCAGGACGGCGGACTGGCCATATCCGTCGTGCAGTTGCGCGGGCTGCCACTGCCGCGGCGGCCGGTCGCCGCCGAGTCCGACGACCTCTTCCAGCGGGTGGTGCACGCCCACGACCGGCATCACGCCGACCGCCACCGGCGCGCCGACACCAACGTCACGACCTGGACCGACGCCCACAACCTGATGGGCGCCACCCCCGGGCGCGCCCTCTCGCCCGGGATGCGCACCGAGCTGCTCGGGCTGCTCGCCGAACTCCCGCCGCCGGTCAGCACGTTGAGCCTGCTGGCGACCGTCAACGACCTGCGCGGCCAGCCCTGCGAGAACCTGCCGCTGGCGCCGCGCGGCTGGCGCGACGGGCTCGGGCTGCTCTACGAACTGCGGCGCGGGCAAAGCGAGTTGGAAACGGTGCTGCGCTACTGCGTGCACGCGGCGACGGCGGAGCGCCCGTACGAGGCGGCGCACGGCGCCGAGCGCCGGCTGTGGAACTGGGCGGCGGCCGTCGCCGCGAGCGAACGGGACCTGTCACGCGGCTTCCGCAACGAGCTGGGCCGCGAATGGCTCGCCCGGGTCAACGACCGCAGGACGGACCCCGGCCCGTCCGGTGTGCGGGTCCCGGGCGCCGGCGGTCCGCCCGCCCGTGAGGCGGTCTCGCACCCCTCGGTGCTGCTGGAGATCGACCGCCGTGGCTGGGAACGGGACAGCTACGACTGGCGGATCGCCATCGTGGACGCGGCGGGCGACGTCCGGCCGGTGGCCGAGGGCGCCGAAGGCACCCGCCTCGGCGAGCTGCCGGTGCGGCTGAGCGCCCCGCTCGCCGAGGCGTTCCGCCGCTGCGACGAGCCGGACCGCCGGGCGGTCCTTCAGGTGGCGGTGGTCAGAGCGCTGCTCGAACTGCCGGTGGAGACCTGGCGGATGCCGGCGGACGGGACGACGCTGGGGGAGCAGCGCCCGGTCGTGGTGCGCCGGGCCGACCCGGAGTACGACCCGGACGAGGTCGGCGAGGACGCGGCGCTGCGGCGGGCCCGCTGGAAGCGGGTGCAGGCCGGGCCGATGGAGCCGGTGGTGCTGGACTGCGACGCCGGGGAGCCGGCGCCGGTGCCCTCGGACGACGAACTGCGCTCCCGGGGCCTGTACTCGGTGCCCGCGCTGTGCCGGGCCTCGGACGCCGAGGACGGCCCCGCGAACCTGCGCCGGGTCACCAACGCCGGGTACGGAGTGGTCCTCTGGCGCCGCGAACGGACCGAACGGGACCTGGTGTGCACCGATTTCCACCGGGGGGTGGAACACGCGGTGGCCGCCGCCGCGCAGGCGGACCGGCTGCCGGAGGCGGTGCGTAAGCTGCGTGCCGATCTCGCCCGCCGTGAGCCCGAGGCCTACATCTCCAAGGGACTGATCCTGCTGTACGACGACCCCACCCGCCCGCTGCCCGGCACCGATCAGCCGCTGGAGACGCCATGA
- a CDS encoding MoxR family ATPase, translating into MPDINARPDGTAGTDGNEENEWLIYRGAGEPHDGISALPDPPPWRDFDGGPLVEPGPGTDSASTRRLGAYRHMAQLHRPSPEELEIVNAALYLRRPLLVTGSPGTGKSTLAHAVAYELGLGRVLRWPIVSRTTLQDGLYRYDAIARLQDTQIAASGRSQTPGGIGSYIRLGPLGTALLPTARPRVLLVDELDKSDIDLPNDLLNVLEEGEFAIPELERLAEREPRVEVLTDDSTKVTVEDGRVGCRAFPFVVLTSNGERDFPAPLLRRCIHLELGQPDHKRLATVVRAHLGTEAARIGDDLITRFLERSRSELLAADQLLNAIYLTHHAAPPSRDRLADMLIQRLDRPR; encoded by the coding sequence GTGCCTGACATCAACGCGAGGCCCGACGGGACTGCCGGGACCGACGGCAACGAAGAGAACGAGTGGCTGATCTACCGGGGTGCCGGCGAGCCGCACGACGGGATCAGCGCGCTGCCCGATCCGCCGCCGTGGCGGGATTTCGACGGCGGCCCCCTCGTCGAGCCCGGCCCCGGCACGGACAGCGCCTCGACCCGCCGGCTCGGCGCGTACCGGCACATGGCGCAGCTGCACCGGCCGAGTCCCGAAGAGCTGGAGATCGTCAACGCCGCGCTGTACCTGCGCCGTCCGCTGCTGGTCACCGGCAGTCCCGGCACCGGCAAGAGCACGCTGGCGCACGCCGTCGCGTACGAGCTCGGCCTCGGCCGGGTGCTGCGCTGGCCCATCGTCAGCCGCACCACGCTGCAGGACGGCCTCTACCGCTACGACGCCATCGCGCGGCTCCAGGACACCCAGATCGCGGCGAGCGGCCGGTCCCAGACGCCCGGCGGCATCGGCAGCTACATCCGGCTCGGTCCGCTGGGCACGGCGCTGCTGCCGACGGCGCGGCCCCGCGTGCTGCTCGTGGACGAACTGGACAAGAGCGATATCGACCTTCCCAATGACCTGCTGAACGTGCTGGAGGAGGGCGAGTTCGCCATCCCCGAACTCGAACGGCTCGCGGAGCGCGAACCGCGGGTCGAGGTGCTCACCGACGACAGCACGAAGGTGACGGTCGAGGACGGCCGGGTCGGCTGCCGGGCCTTCCCCTTCGTCGTGCTCACCAGCAACGGCGAGCGTGACTTCCCGGCGCCGCTGCTGCGGCGCTGCATCCATCTCGAACTGGGGCAGCCCGACCACAAGCGGCTGGCCACCGTGGTCCGGGCGCATCTGGGGACCGAGGCGGCCCGGATCGGCGACGATCTGATCACCCGCTTCCTGGAGCGCTCGCGCAGCGAACTCCTCGCCGCGGACCAGCTGTTGAACGCGATCTACCTCACGCACCACGCCGCGCCGCCGTCCCGCGACCGGCTCGCCGACATGCTCATCCAGCGACTCGACCGGCCGAGGTGA
- a CDS encoding SAV_2336 N-terminal domain-related protein, which translates to MTAPPPSPPPSPGPRRDPLAEIIERLRGAGLDPDLGELADAVWLARWSQPAGAGAEPGEWADGPRPADRASGTAGGDTADRAADPAADAADRDDGPGAGSGHPGGGLPGGSIALYPGERDRTAGGGRGSPLPGGAISIGVPEAPALPGLLELQRALRPLQRYHSAAPPIRSELDESATAERSARAGGLLMPVFRSISRGDASLQLLMDASSSMYVWERMLGEFQQVFGQLGAFRDVHVQYLHQTPDGGAAVSRRFEPGAAGLRSADQLNDPTGRQVTVLVSDCAGPLWRSGEAHRLLHRLSRHAPVAVLQPLPQRLWSRTRLPTSYGLLMRGQGPGQSATLHFEGEGALERPGMIPVPVLPPTAAALGAWARLLSGTGTGPVPAAVGWVRADQPAAPPSRPRRPLAPAELVARFRSAASPGAAQLAVYVAAAPLYLPVMQLVQRTMLPDSGPAELSEVLLSGLLTRSGSGGSAGPGTETPPYGTVLDTPAYGTVIGEVPLARPPAQWYAFAEGVQDVLLGPLGRDEALLVLKHCSEYVEQRFGLGGPNFPALAIAQLADGRGGGAVPGRMPALDGGAEDSARRAAQPFAQVAAKVLERFIPLTDVTEQIGVEGGAGAPRSEAALERARVLVERFESDGMVQSLLDAVQLLRRAAAAGLPTAADPELWSELAQNLLRLWRLQGGAGLLREAQEAAEVAVASPGVVRARAVLARVLHAAASDLRALGQRQAALELLRRADREFTAAGAATDLDPEEALRTTLQHAEVLEEQWRLSGDTGPLQETIGMLEAFSDGRPWGGGSEPQPAGLSLARGRALLMLAGTAEDLERARVYAGQAAESLEYACAVMAAGPGPMEERVRAQLLLTDALLLTGDRLEQAGALVARTLEDVREQSLRAEVLVRSARMWVHRYAAGGPPPDLDEAADRFEEAAPLMLRDRPEYGELMQEWGGVLLRRAELDGGAAFVSRAIRVLRDCRMHSPAGHPRLTERLMMLGRALLLRYQTREDMVDLREAEHIFGLAARNGGAPLVRARAWLELGEVRHIGGPDRLDQAADAFRRAAETARAAEEQLADPSPAVRLTAEAHHRRGVVYEAAQRPRAAREAYRAALEEWRRLPDGGGRDAEWTAQRLARMGGGR; encoded by the coding sequence GTGACAGCGCCTCCCCCCTCCCCGCCACCTTCGCCGGGGCCGCGCCGTGATCCGCTCGCGGAGATCATCGAGCGGCTGCGCGGGGCGGGACTCGATCCGGACCTGGGTGAACTGGCCGACGCCGTCTGGCTGGCGCGCTGGTCGCAGCCCGCCGGGGCCGGCGCGGAGCCCGGCGAGTGGGCCGACGGCCCGCGCCCGGCGGACCGGGCGTCCGGGACGGCCGGCGGGGACACCGCGGACCGGGCGGCGGACCCGGCGGCCGACGCGGCGGACCGCGACGACGGTCCGGGGGCGGGATCCGGCCATCCCGGCGGCGGCCTGCCCGGGGGCAGCATCGCGCTGTATCCGGGGGAGCGGGACCGCACGGCCGGCGGCGGACGGGGCTCGCCGCTGCCGGGCGGCGCCATCTCCATCGGTGTGCCCGAGGCGCCCGCACTGCCGGGGCTGCTGGAACTGCAGCGGGCCCTGCGTCCGTTGCAGCGCTACCACAGCGCCGCACCGCCGATCCGCAGCGAGCTGGACGAGTCGGCGACGGCGGAGCGCAGCGCGCGGGCCGGCGGTCTGCTGATGCCGGTCTTCCGCAGCATCTCGCGGGGCGACGCCTCGCTGCAGCTGCTGATGGACGCCTCGTCGTCGATGTACGTGTGGGAACGCATGCTCGGCGAGTTCCAGCAGGTCTTCGGGCAGTTGGGCGCCTTCCGCGACGTCCATGTGCAGTACCTGCACCAGACCCCGGACGGCGGCGCCGCGGTGAGCCGCCGCTTCGAACCCGGCGCCGCCGGGCTGCGCTCCGCGGACCAGCTGAACGACCCGACGGGACGTCAGGTGACGGTCCTCGTCAGCGACTGCGCCGGCCCGCTGTGGCGCAGCGGCGAGGCGCACCGGCTGCTGCACCGGCTGTCCCGGCACGCGCCCGTCGCCGTGCTGCAGCCGCTGCCGCAGCGGCTGTGGTCCCGTACCCGGCTGCCGACCTCGTACGGGCTGCTGATGCGCGGCCAGGGCCCTGGCCAGTCGGCGACGCTGCACTTCGAGGGGGAGGGCGCGCTGGAGCGTCCCGGCATGATCCCGGTCCCGGTGCTGCCGCCGACCGCCGCCGCGCTGGGCGCGTGGGCGCGGCTGCTGTCGGGCACCGGTACGGGTCCGGTGCCGGCCGCGGTGGGCTGGGTGCGGGCCGACCAGCCGGCCGCGCCGCCGTCCCGGCCGCGCAGACCGCTGGCCCCGGCCGAGCTCGTCGCCCGGTTCCGGTCCGCCGCCTCCCCGGGCGCGGCGCAGCTCGCGGTGTACGTGGCCGCGGCCCCGCTCTATCTGCCGGTGATGCAGCTGGTGCAGCGCACGATGCTGCCCGACTCCGGACCCGCGGAACTCTCCGAGGTGCTGCTCAGCGGGCTGCTCACCCGGTCCGGCTCGGGCGGCTCCGCAGGTCCCGGGACGGAGACGCCCCCGTACGGGACGGTGCTGGACACCCCCGCGTACGGCACCGTGATCGGCGAGGTGCCCCTGGCACGGCCGCCGGCGCAGTGGTACGCGTTCGCCGAGGGCGTCCAGGACGTCCTGCTGGGTCCGTTGGGGCGGGACGAGGCGCTGCTGGTGCTCAAGCACTGCTCCGAGTACGTCGAGCAGCGCTTCGGGCTCGGCGGCCCCAACTTCCCGGCGCTGGCCATCGCCCAGCTGGCGGACGGCCGCGGTGGCGGAGCCGTGCCGGGACGGATGCCGGCGCTGGACGGCGGTGCGGAGGACTCGGCCCGGCGGGCCGCGCAGCCCTTCGCCCAGGTGGCGGCGAAGGTGCTGGAACGCTTCATCCCGCTGACGGACGTGACCGAGCAGATCGGCGTCGAGGGCGGCGCCGGCGCTCCCCGTTCGGAGGCGGCGCTGGAACGGGCCAGGGTGCTCGTCGAGCGCTTCGAGTCCGACGGCATGGTGCAGAGCCTGCTGGACGCCGTACAGCTGCTCCGCCGGGCGGCGGCCGCCGGGCTGCCGACCGCGGCCGATCCCGAGCTCTGGAGCGAGCTGGCGCAGAACCTGCTGCGGCTGTGGCGGCTGCAGGGCGGAGCCGGTCTGCTGCGCGAGGCGCAGGAGGCCGCGGAGGTCGCCGTCGCCTCGCCCGGAGTGGTGCGGGCCCGCGCCGTGCTGGCCCGGGTGCTGCACGCGGCCGCCTCCGACCTGCGGGCGCTCGGCCAGCGGCAGGCCGCGCTGGAGCTGCTGCGGCGCGCCGACCGGGAGTTCACGGCGGCCGGCGCGGCCACCGACCTGGACCCCGAGGAGGCGCTGCGCACCACCCTGCAGCACGCGGAGGTGCTGGAGGAGCAGTGGCGGCTCAGCGGTGACACCGGGCCGCTGCAGGAGACCATCGGCATGCTGGAGGCGTTCTCCGACGGGCGCCCCTGGGGCGGCGGTAGCGAACCGCAGCCGGCCGGGCTGTCGCTGGCCCGCGGGCGGGCGCTGCTGATGCTGGCCGGGACCGCCGAGGACCTGGAACGGGCCCGCGTCTACGCCGGGCAGGCCGCCGAGTCCCTGGAGTACGCGTGCGCCGTCATGGCCGCCGGGCCGGGGCCGATGGAGGAGCGGGTCAGGGCCCAGCTGCTGCTGACCGACGCGCTGCTGCTGACGGGCGACCGGCTCGAGCAGGCCGGCGCGCTGGTGGCGCGGACGCTGGAGGACGTCAGGGAGCAGTCGCTCCGGGCCGAGGTCCTGGTCAGGTCGGCCCGGATGTGGGTGCACCGGTACGCGGCGGGCGGGCCGCCGCCGGATCTGGACGAGGCGGCGGACCGGTTCGAGGAGGCGGCCCCGCTGATGCTGCGGGACCGGCCCGAGTACGGCGAGTTGATGCAGGAGTGGGGCGGGGTCCTGCTGCGGCGGGCCGAACTGGACGGCGGTGCGGCCTTCGTCTCCCGGGCCATCCGGGTGCTGCGGGACTGCCGTATGCACTCTCCGGCGGGTCATCCCCGGCTCACCGAACGGCTGATGATGCTGGGGCGGGCGCTGCTGCTGCGCTACCAGACCCGGGAGGACATGGTCGACCTCCGGGAGGCGGAGCACATCTTCGGGCTCGCGGCCAGGAACGGCGGCGCGCCGCTGGTCCGGGCGCGCGCCTGGCTGGAGCTGGGCGAGGTGCGGCACATCGGCGGGCCCGACCGGCTGGACCAGGCCGCCGACGCGTTCCGCCGGGCGGCCGAGACCGCCCGCGCGGCCGAGGAGCAGCTGGCCGACCCGTCCCCGGCGGTGCGGCTGACCGCCGAGGCGCACCACCGGCGCGGTGTGGTGTACGAGGCGGCACAACGGCCGCGGGCCGCGCGGGAGGCGTACCGGGCGGCCCTGGAGGAGTGGCGCAGACTCCCGGACGGCGGGGGCCGGGACGCCGAGTGGACGGCGCAGCGGCTGGCCCGGATGGGCGGCGGAAGGTAG
- the fxsA gene encoding FxSxx-COOH cyclophane-containing RiPP peptide yields MRQGENAERTDLPDGAAELPDPLTLDLESLREADHPVLAEVLEGLRTRLGEPTEILWGFNSAF; encoded by the coding sequence ATGCGTCAAGGAGAGAACGCGGAGCGTACGGACCTGCCGGACGGCGCGGCGGAGCTGCCGGATCCGCTGACGCTGGATCTGGAGTCGCTGCGGGAGGCCGACCATCCGGTACTGGCCGAAGTACTGGAGGGACTGCGGACCCGGCTCGGTGAACCCACCGAGATCCTCTGGGGATTCAACAGCGCCTTCTGA
- a CDS encoding FxsB family cyclophane-forming radical SAM/SPASM peptide maturase, with amino-acid sequence MNGRCNLACRYCYLYAGPDSGWRHRPATPTAPVLDATAARIAEHAAAHGLTDIAVVLHGGEPLLAEAGALGAVVDRVRAAVPADCAVHATVQTNGTLLDDERLRTLAAHRIRVGVSLDGGLPAHNLARVDHAGRPSWPAAARGLRLLAEDRHRAGYAGVLCVVDLASDPAEVYESLLDFSPPALDFLLPHGNWSAPPPGLPAPAERPAPYGDWLCTVFDRWWRADRRRVRVRIFEECLALLLGAPAATESLGLRPFDAVVVETDGSMEQVDSLKSAYEGAAATGLDVFHHSFDEALAHPGVAARQSGLAALAGQCRRCPLVQVCGGGNYAHRYRAGEGFRHPSVYCADLQRLIRHVADRLAEAAAA; translated from the coding sequence ATGAACGGCCGCTGCAACCTCGCCTGCCGTTACTGCTATCTCTACGCGGGCCCGGACAGCGGCTGGCGGCACCGTCCCGCCACCCCCACCGCCCCGGTGCTCGACGCCACCGCCGCCCGGATCGCCGAACACGCCGCCGCGCACGGGCTCACCGACATCGCCGTCGTCCTGCACGGCGGCGAACCCCTGCTCGCCGAGGCCGGAGCGCTGGGCGCCGTCGTCGACCGGGTGCGGGCCGCGGTGCCCGCGGACTGCGCCGTGCACGCCACCGTCCAGACCAACGGCACGCTGCTCGACGACGAGCGGCTGCGGACGCTGGCCGCGCACCGGATCCGGGTCGGGGTGAGCCTCGACGGCGGGCTGCCCGCCCACAACCTGGCGCGGGTGGACCACGCGGGCCGCCCGTCGTGGCCGGCCGCCGCCCGCGGGCTGCGGCTGCTCGCCGAGGACCGGCACCGGGCCGGCTACGCGGGGGTGCTCTGCGTCGTCGACCTCGCCTCCGACCCCGCCGAGGTCTACGAGTCGCTGCTCGACTTCTCGCCGCCCGCCCTGGACTTCCTCCTCCCGCACGGCAACTGGAGCGCGCCGCCGCCCGGCCTGCCCGCGCCCGCGGAGCGGCCGGCCCCGTACGGCGACTGGCTGTGCACCGTCTTCGACCGGTGGTGGCGCGCCGACCGCCGCCGGGTCCGGGTGCGGATCTTCGAGGAGTGCCTCGCGCTGCTCCTCGGCGCCCCCGCGGCCACCGAATCGCTGGGCCTGCGGCCGTTCGACGCCGTCGTGGTGGAGACCGACGGCAGCATGGAACAGGTCGACTCGCTCAAGTCCGCCTACGAGGGCGCCGCCGCCACCGGGCTCGACGTCTTCCACCACTCCTTCGACGAGGCCCTCGCGCACCCGGGTGTCGCCGCCCGGCAGAGCGGACTGGCCGCGCTGGCCGGACAGTGCCGCCGCTGCCCGCTGGTCCAGGTGTGCGGCGGCGGCAACTACGCCCACCGGTACCGCGCCGGCGAGGGGTTCCGGCATCCGTCGGTGTACTGCGCGGACCTGCAGCGGCTGATCCGCCATGTCGCGGACCGGCTCGCCGAGGCGGCCGCGGCATGA